A stretch of DNA from Methanoplanus endosymbiosus:
ATTTACTATTTTTTGTGGGTATTATTTCTCTATCTTTATCAGTTTTCTCCTCAAATAATAATGAACTGACTGAGTACAATGCCGGAAAAAAATTATGTCACAGACCGGAAGGGGAGGGAGTTTGAGATCTACGATCCTCCTTTTTACAGACCGGAATTCAATAGAGCACACAGGTATATTATTGACGAATATAGGGTGGAAGGGAAGGATATTGCAATATTTATCCCATGTGCGCTTAGAAAACCCTACAGTGAAAGTCCGAGCCACAGGCTTTTTCAGGGAATAATTGACGGTGTTTTAGAACCGGAACAGTATCATAAGGTCATCTTTGGTTCATGCGGGGTTGTTCCGTCAGAGCTTGAACTGATGTATCCGTTTGCCAATTATCATTACATGCTTGGGAAGTGCACTGATGATAAGGTGAAGCAGGACTTTCATGAGATTGAAGTTGGAAAACTTCTGGAATATTTTGATAAGACAAAGGATACTTACCGGATAAGAATTGCCTACTGCATAGGTCCTTTCAGGAAGGCGATGGTTGAAGCCTGCCGGATCTCCGGGACGGAAATGCACCTTCTGCCGTCTGATCCGATGATTGATAAAATGTATGATATTGACTGCCCTTTTCCGGAAGGGAGTCTTTCAATGCAGGAGTATATTGATGAGTTCAGATCCGGCCTGGAGATGGTGAGGGATGAGGTTTATTCCCTGAAATCTCACTGATCTTCTTCAAGCTTTTTTCTTAGAGCAGTTATTTTATCCCTCAGCATTATCGCCCGTTCGAATTCAAGTGATTCTGCTGCGATATTCATGTCAGCTTCAAGTTCAATGATGACATTTGGTATCTCTGAGTTTGGTATATGTTTTATATCCGTA
This window harbors:
- a CDS encoding DUF5591 domain-containing protein, encoding MPEKNYVTDRKGREFEIYDPPFYRPEFNRAHRYIIDEYRVEGKDIAIFIPCALRKPYSESPSHRLFQGIIDGVLEPEQYHKVIFGSCGVVPSELELMYPFANYHYMLGKCTDDKVKQDFHEIEVGKLLEYFDKTKDTYRIRIAYCIGPFRKAMVEACRISGTEMHLLPSDPMIDKMYDIDCPFPEGSLSMQEYIDEFRSGLEMVRDEVYSLKSH